In Mangifera indica cultivar Alphonso chromosome 14, CATAS_Mindica_2.1, whole genome shotgun sequence, the DNA window ttactttaatttccctaaaactTATTAGAGgggtttttgaaaatgatagagtttttaatgaaatgtaTTAGAGGctttttacaaatttgaaaaaatattcaagGTGTTTCTtggaaatttcaaattttttatgtctTTAAATAGTTTCAAATATAACAATTGTACCTCCAATAAATTGAACACaacaaattacatatataaatattatagtataatctattacaactataaataaaattttaaaatatatgatagcTTATAAaataagatagaaaaatatttagttatctttaataaattttaaaaaataacatttatacctgttgcaaaatattttagattatgaAGACAAAATGGTTGTTTATTATacttctaatataatatttggataaataataaatattaatagagacaaataaattaatattaagtaattttatttttattttattttaaatttaaaattacttaattattattatattttatatatgttagtACCTTTTCAATAACGTCACTACAAAATGAGTTGTTAATAGgggaaaaaaatacaaatgttttataactatattatttttattcttcaaattattattattattcataagttattaataaatatattcatataaatattaatatcatcGATCAGCTTGATTTAATTCACAGACCGATCCTTTGAACCCCGATCCTCTGACAATTTGATTTGCAGCCACTCAAGGTAAAGGAGAGAATAAGGATAATGTGGTGGTCCAACTGATTTAAAAGTTAAGGGGAACCAATGAAAAGGGTCAAGAATCATCGGTAGGTATCGATTCAATTGTATGATTAAGATGGGCTGAAGCAGTGTCATTGATGATGTGAACGCACCACAACTGGTATTAATCTCGGCCTCCTGGGCAGTTGGGGCCTTGCCAAAAGTCCTAATATTCACATGTTTTACCtcagattattttaattttggcaTTTTTGGAGTGGCCCTGTAGCCACAGTTTTGGAAAGCGCCAAGTTATTGATGATAACTACAAATCATAAATGAACAACAAAGAATTTCCCAGGACTCGAGCATTACTGAAGCAACTTTTATTATGGTTTGTATATTGATTTAAAGGGAACAAACATAGATGATTTATAGCATTTGTTTTCCTATATCAGCAGATCTTTATGCCCTCTTGAACATGACTTTGAATGGAACATCACTCAGGGCGAGGCGGCGTATCCCACCATCGATATAAATGCCGATATCTCTGCATAAAACTTTGCAGAAGTCACACACAGAAGGGCAGAAAACAAGCTTGTAGTCATTATCATACTTCTCGATCTTAAACCAGTTGCTGGTTGTTTCGCGGCCAGGATTACCTTCGACTCCCCCACTTGTCACGAACCATTGTCCCAGAGAGTCATCATGGCTGTCAAGCTTCCACACTGTTGATTGGACACAGATCGTTGCAGCGGAGAACTTGATGTTCATATCAGTGGATACACGGACAACGCCTTTTGTGAGGTTCacaggtgaaaatgttagtggTAGGCCATCTTTTACCTCATGTTGCTCCTGAACGACATCGAGAGGACAGGTTTCATTTCCAGTGCTGGCAAGAGTAAGACCACCGCCTTTCCCACGAACAACTGGCAAGATGTAATAGTTGGTGCCTGTGTGAAGATTCTGGCCACCGATGTCAAGCACTGGATCAGGTGCAGCACTGGCTGCCACAGGCAATGACCTTGTTACAAAGGCAAAGATAAGGAAGGAGCTGAGTACTGCTAATGTAGACTTCATTGTTATCACTGCTGCTTTCATGTGAAAATGAATTAGAAGAGCTTGTACTTATAGAGATCGGCGATGGACAACATGATCTCTATTCAAAGGTTGAAGAGTTGTGGAGGACAAGCTAAGCTGGCCTGAATTGACCAACCTGCAAAGTCATCAGTTCAGATAAGCAAGGGTTTTTTCATGTATTGAATTGGTCCAATGCTAATCAAGGTCTCTATACATATAATCAGAAGTATTCTCTGAAGGAAAATGCAACAAAGTATTTAACACATTATATTCATTTCCCGAAATTTCCAGGCACATGAATTGATTTCTCTATTTCAGCTAATTTGACATATC includes these proteins:
- the LOC123195895 gene encoding kunitz trypsin inhibitor 5-like translates to MKAAVITMKSTLAVLSSFLIFAFVTRSLPVAASAAPDPVLDIGGQNLHTGTNYYILPVVRGKGGGLTLASTGNETCPLDVVQEQHEVKDGLPLTFSPVNLTKGVVRVSTDMNIKFSAATICVQSTVWKLDSHDDSLGQWFVTSGGVEGNPGRETTSNWFKIEKYDNDYKLVFCPSVCDFCKVLCRDIGIYIDGGIRRLALSDVPFKVMFKRA